TCGCCGTAGTGAATGTAGTCCATTGCTAAAAACCATGGTACTCTGCAAGCGTTAAACGAATAATTCCATTGATTGTGTTCTCCGCTGACCAATGCTTCATTTGTACCTTGGCGAACTACTCTTGCAGGAATACCTATTACGAAATCGGGCATAAGACCGGTAGTCGAATGGGAGACGCTGTTCAAAAGATTGTAAACCGTGTCAGCTGCAATTCTCCAATAGTCTTGACTTGTTGCTCTTGCAAACGCTTTGAAATGGGCAGGTCGCCAATCGGAAGACCTCGAAGTTGTTCTTTGCGCCTCCAAATCAGTTGTTTGACCGGCATTTTGCCAATCGCCGAGTTTTGTTCTGTGTGAAGCGTTGTTCGGCTGACCATTATGCATATTTGCTTGTCTCAGCCCTGCGATAATTTGATGTGCGTCGTTCATATACTGTAAATTTGTCGGGCTACCCCATTGGTCGTGAGCCAAAAGTAAAGCGTAAGCCATATCCAAACAACCATCTGTTGCATTGTTGCTTCTGCGTGCGAGGTCAGGTCTTGCAGGGCTACCTGTCGGAAAAACCGTCCACGACATCAATCTATGGTCTGTCATTGACGGCATTGCTTTTCTCAAAGCGTTCATCTCGTCAAATATTTGTCTTTCGTCGCCTCTTACGCCTGCCATAAGTGCAAAAATTTTCATTGCATATCCGTGTGCTTCGGAAATCGTGAGGGCACTTGCCGATACTCCTGTTCCGGTTGCTCTAATCCAAGCAAAACCGTTTCCACGTCCAAGGAAAGTGTCTCTGTAATGATTGTATCTTGCTATTACGTCATTGTTCATTTGTTGTGGGTTTTGAATGTTTGGTCTTATCGGATTTCCGCCCATCTCAAATCTACCCTCTTGCGGAAAAGGTCGGTTGTTTGCCCAAAGCGGTATTACTAAAACCGCTGAAAGTCCCAGAGCGATTAGTGCGTTTTTTTTGTTAAGCATAATTGTTAAATCTCCTTATTGTTAAGCTTTTGTTTTTTTTACATTAAATTAAATATAGCATAAAATATAAAGAATTTCCTAAAAAAGAGTGATTGCTTGCAAAAAACTGTGAATTAAACTGAATATTGTGGCTTAAATGTTAAGGTAAAAGAAAAGAAAGCAGGTTTTTTCCTGCTTTCTTTGTAATTTGTTTAGGCGGTAGCTACCCCACTCCATCGTTGAAGTATGCCTTAAGTCTGAATTTCCCCCGGCTTCAACAAAATTCTCGCTAATTCTCTAAAATTTCCGTGCGCTTGTGAGGCAAATAGTATTTTATATAAATACAGGAGGGAAAAATGGAGACGGCGGCAAACAGGGAATATAAAAGCAGTGTTTTTGCTAGTTTGTTTGGCGAAAAAGAGGTTTTGTTGGAATTGTATAATGCAATTAATAACACAAATTACGGAAAAGATACAGATGTAAAAATGGCAACGCTTGACGGTGTTTTGTTTAGAGGCGGACTGCAAAACGACCTTTCGTTTATGATTGACGACAAATTTGTAGTTTTAATAGAACACCAATCGACAGTTAACGAAAATATGCCGTTCAGAATGCTGAATTACATCTCGGAAGTATATAAAAACGTAATAGACGGCAAGGCGATTTACAAAGAACGCAAGGTGATGATACCGCATCCTGAGTTTATTGTTTTATACAACGGCGAAGACGATTACCCTGATCATGCAACGCTTAAATTGTCGAATTCGTTTAAGTTGCGCGGAGAAGAATGTCCGATAAATCTTGAAGTAATCGTAGAGGTTTATAACATAAACAAGGGACGAAACCCCCAATTTGCGGAAAAGAGCGAAAATCTGAACGGTTATGAAGAGTTTATGGCGGTAATACGTGCAAATGAAGCCGGCGGTATGGACAAGAAAGAAGCGATAATAGAAGCGGTAAAATATTGTCAAAGCCACAGAATTTTGGAAGATTATTTAATAAATAAAGGACAGGAGGTTATTACTATGCTGTTAAAAGAATGGGATTTGGAGACTGCGCAAAAAGTGCGAGAGGAAGAACGAGTGGAACGAATAGCAATAAACATGCTGAAAAAAGGCATGTCTGTCGATGATGTTGCTGAATTGACAGGTCTCTTCGTTGATGACGTTCTGCGATTGGAATACTAATCGCGCAATATCCTGCTTTCTTTTAATTTGTTTAGGTAGTAGCTACGCCGCTCCATCGTTGAAGTATGCCTTTTCGTTCGAGATGTTCGCCTGACTTTATTATTATAGCGGCTATACCGCAGAACACCACCAACGGTATGCCTATTGTTTGCATTGCCATATTTATGGATGTTTTGGGGTATTTGATGGGAGAGGCTTAGTTTATTTGTGAAAAATATTAAAGTTGCGTTTTTGGTTATATTCTTTTTTTTGTCGGTCGCTCTTTTTGCGGACGATACCCAAAACCAAACCGCTCAGAGCCGAGATTTTAGTTTGTCGGGCTTTGGAGGCGCTTTGTTTCCGACAATTTATGGTGAAAACAGGTCGTGGCTTTGGGTTGTTTTGCAATTTAAATACAAAGATTTTCTTAGGGAAGGGCAACACCTTTATTTTGACGTGGGAGCTTGGCAAGACAGGCATTTCGGAACAACTATGCACATTCCGTTGGGAGCAAGCAATTATTTTTTTGACATAGGCGGACTTGTCGGCAGAAGACCGTCGCTTGTTTTTGAAGAAGAACTTTCGCCGTATCTTAATACTTTTACGCGTTTTGGGCGAAATATTTCGGAAAGACACAGAGTTTGCTACGAAATTGCCCCGCGTTTCAGAAGATACAGCCTAATGTCGCAAAACACTCGCGGCGATTGGCTGAGCGGCGACATTATAGACGAATTTTGGGAAGTTTATCAAAGACTGCAATACCGATTTAGGCTGAGCGACAATCTTTATCCGCCTATGCTTTCTACTTTTGCGCAAATTTCGCTTAATACAAACATAATGCTTGCGTTTGAAAACGTATTTTGGGGAATTTCGGGAGAATTAAGCCAAAATATTCCTGTTTCTTACAGAGCGAGGCAGTCATTTTTGCTGAGAACAAGATTTGATACCACGCCGATAGGAGAACGCCACAGATACGGCGGATTTTTAACAGGCGGCGCGTTTTTTGTCCGCGGTTGGAACGACAATTTTATCGGAAGCAGAGACAGCGTAAATTTCGGCAATAGAATAGTCGGCACTGCAGAATATCAGTTTTATATTGCAACGCTTCCCGAAATGCGTATGGGTGCTTTTTCTTGGGTTGACCACACATTAAGCGGATTTAGACCTGTAATGACAGGTGCGCTGTTTTTGGACGCAGGCTATCTGTTTGAGACTTTTAGTTCGCCGAGAGAAAGCATAAACGCAAATGCGGCAAGCGCAGGTATTGCAATTCGTCTTTTACAGCCGCGAATGCGTTCGGGCGCGTCGCTTGACTTCGCTTGGCAAATTTCGGGAACGCAAAAATATTTAAACAAAAATCGCAATTATCCTGTTGTCCATTTGGGTTTTGTTCAACACTTTTAGTCTTCTGTGCCTTTTTTTAGCCCGTATTGCTTTTTTGTCTGGATTGTTATTGTATCGGGTCTGTCGGCGCTTGCTTGCTCGTTTGCACCATCTTTGCCTTCGGGTGTTTTTACGGCAATCAGCGGTCCGCCGACAATTTCTGCGCCTTCGAGATAGTATTTTCTCGCAAAAACGTTGTCTTTTATGTAATATTTGTATCTGCCGATTTTTATGACAGTTCCCGCAAATCCGTTTTTCAAAATTGCAATATGACCTGTGTGTTGTCTTTCTTCGGCAAGTTTTGCGTTTATTGCGGTAAGGTTATTTTCCACGAGTTCACTCTTTGCTTTTATTTCCTCATATTTTTTCTTGCTTGCCAGATAATCGTTGTATTGCGGGCTTCCTTCTTTGTAGCCGAATGTTTTTATCGCCGTCGTTTTGTTTTTGTAGGCGTAATCTGAGTTTTTAAGCAATTCTGCGAGCGGTTTTTGCACTTCTTCCAATTTAGCGCGCTTTGCAATCAATTCTTTTTCGAGTTGGCTGTAAAGTGTTAGTTCGGTTGCAACTCCTTCTTCATTTGATGAGTTTGAGACAGTAATGCTTTCGTTAGCCTCTATTTTTCCGCCGACAACCGCCGATTTTTCGTTGAGAGTTTTATAATTTTTGCAAATTACGTTGCAATGGTGCATATAATTTCCGACATTTACGTCTCCTTCTATGCACTCAAAATCGGTGTCCTGCGCAAAATTTATGCTGATTGCGGTTTTTGCCGAGATAAACGTATTGTTTTTCCCTATTATTCCGCCGCTTATTTTTACCGAACCGCCTTTGGATTTTATTGTTGCACTTTCCACCATTCCGTGAATAACAATATCGCTTTCGCTTTCTACGCAAAAATCCGCCGCAACGTTTCCTTCAACATCTATCGCTCCCGGAAATCTCACATTTCCTGTATTGTAATCGACATTTTTTAATTCCAGACGTTCTTTTATAGAGAGCAGTCCTGCTTTGTTTATTAGCACGCCCGTTGTGTCCGCAACAAGATTTTTACCGTCTTCCGATACCGAAATAAACTGTGCGGGCTTCATAACAAATTCTTTTCGCGGTTTGGGCGGCACGGCGTTTCCTAAAACGTCTGTTCCCGGAGTTCCGTGGTCGGCGGGAATTTGCGTTCCTATAATGTCGCCCGCAAATATGGTGGTAAATGCCGAAATTTCTCTGTAATCCACAGAGCCGTCTTCCAGTTTTTTAGGCTCACTGCTTTTTTCCGTGTTGACTTTCATTTCTAAGGAACCGTCATATCCTTCTATGGGCGGAACTCCCTCCGCAACCAAATGAAATTGCTCATAAAGTTGCTTCACGAGTATGTCTTCGAGAACATTATGCTTAATACCGAAAACTACTCCGACAATTTTTAGGCGCGCCAAAAGTTTATCGACAGTAAGGTTTTTTGCTTTCGCGTCAATAGAGACGCCCATATACACTTTCATCGGATTTGTTTTTACCGTTATAAGTTGGTCGAGTTCTCTGTCGTAGTCAATAGGTATATCGCCGATACACTCCCAACTGCCGCTTGCTTTTTTTATAACCCTTTTGACAAGTTCCAAATCACCGCCGAGTACATTTTCGTACAACTCGGTGAATTTCTCAATCAACGGCTCTTTTTCCGTTTCCGGATAAACCATTATATAAAGTTTGCCGTCTTCATCTCTGCTTTCGACAATATTTGCAATTTCATCCAATATAGCCATAAAACACCCCTTGTTTTTTTGGGTTGCGCGTGCATACCCTATTATTAACGTCAAAAATAATATAAAATCAATAGTAATGGCGAGTTTTTTTGATAATTTTAAGTTTTTTCCCATATTGCACTCTTTCCAAATATTATTTTCACGGCTATTTATTAGACTTATTAAATAAAAAACGGGAGAGGTATCTTTTATGAAGATGATGAAAATCTTTGCGGCGATTTTGGTTTTGGCAACCGTTTTGCTGGCTCAGACAGGTCAGGTGAGACCGAGGGTTTTGGCGTTTGAAGAAGGCGACGACGAATTCGCTTTCGGTGTCCTTGCAGGTATTAACAAAGGAAGCGGCTTCGGCATAGTTCCGCTGATTTGGGACAGAGCCGCATTCGGCGGAATGTTCTCTTTCGGCGCCGAACTGCGTATGTATTGGCAGAGGTACGATTATGGTTATTTGTGGCATAGACATTGGCACGGTGGTTATTGGCACGGTCTTAATTGGCTTCGGACCGGTCAAGATGAACTTGGTTGGTTTAATGATTACGGTTGGGGAGGTATTCCTATTTATCGCCAGTATCATCACGGAGGACCTCGTTTGGCTTTTGACAGGAACGGCAATCTTACAAACGAGCTATATAATCCATTTTGGAATGATTGGCGCGATGAAGTTTACACAAGATTTGGCATTAACCCAAATTTCAGATTTATGTTTCACCCGTTCGGAATGCCATCTCTTAGAGGAAAGGTCGATGTAGCAAGACATATAGACCCGTATATCGGATTTAAAATCGGCGCTTCTTTAATATTTGACGACAAAGACGACCCGTTTATCAGAAAAGGCGACCGCGTAAGATTTGAATTTCCCGAATTTAATTGGTATGTTATAGGTCTTCGTTGGTATTTCCGCGAACACGTATCACTTATGACGGAAATTTCGCAATACGATTTTTCGATAGGTTTTTCGTTTAATTTCTAAATCCTTGCCGGACGGACGATTTTTGTAGGGGCAGATTTGTAGGGGCAGGTTTCAAACCTGCCCTTGTTTTTTTATCTACCAACCCTGATAGGTACAACCACCTGCATAGTTTGCCGATGATTAACCCCGCCATCTGTGGGAATAAACGAAAGAGTAAAATTAACCTTCGCCTCGTCTCTGTCTAAAAAGCGCACTAAAATATCCGCCTGTCCGAAGTCCGCCAAAAATCTGTCGTCGCCTGTCTCAAATTCGTAAGGAAAACGCACAACATCTCGCACCTTAAAATAATGCGAATAGCCGATGTCGAACAGTCCGAAGTCAAGCCCCGTATAAACTTCTACTCCCGCGCTTATTTGATAATTTTTAGTAAATTCTCTTTGTCTGTTATACCTGAACATTCCGCGAAATCCGCCTCTGAATTCCCTTATACGTGAATTTTGCTCGCCAAGCGCACGATACGAAATATTCCCCACAAACGCACCGACATCTTCGACGTGGTCGCCGTGTCCGACGCCGCTTCTTAACGCTATGTGGTCATAAATAAACTGATAGCCGAGTAAAAGATAACTTTGGTCGTTTAATATAAATGTGCCGGTAAGATTATGTCCGTGGATAAATCTTTCGCGAGTGTTTTCGCTTTGCATTCCCACCCAATCAGCCCAAACTGCCCAATTAAGCGCACCAAAATCCTGCTCGAAAAAAAGTCCCTGAAACACAGGATTTTGAAACTGCCAATGTTTCGATAAAATATAATCGTGATAATTTATAAGTAAACTTCGCGGCATAGTTCCAAAAACAAAGTTGTTTATGTCGTCCTGAAACCGAAAAGACATAATCGGCGAAAATCCGTCGCCTGTATTTTCGTCGCCATACTGCTGAAAGAAATTTACGCCGATAAAAACACCGCTGTTTCTGCTTGGCAAAAAGCCCACGGATAAATCGGCATTTGCACCGAAAACTGTCCCTGACCCTTCAGCCCCGAACTTGTTTTCGAGATTATCAAAAATTCCGTGGAAATTTCCCTCTATGGACAAAGGCGCGGCAAAAGTGATTTGGGCAATAAAAAGAATTGCAAAAATAACAACTGCTACGTAAGGGCAGGTTTTAAACCTGCCCCTACCACCATATTTTAATACCCGAAATTCCACGACTGTTCCTCGTTGCTTGAAATTCCCAGATAGTCTTTCAGACGGTTTCTTGCGTCTTCGTCTTTGTAGAGTTTGCGGAGCGCTTTGTCGCGGGTAAGGCGCACTCTTTCGCGGGTAATTCCGAGTTCTGCACCTATTTCTTCGAGCGTTTTGGTGGACGAAAAATTTATTCCGTAATACATTCGTATTATTTTTTCTTCTTTGTCGTTAAGTATCGGCAATTCGTGAATAACTTTTTCTATTTCGTTGCGAAGTTCAAGAAGCATCATATCTTCGTTCTGCGATGGGTCAATCCCTATTGTGTCGAGCAGGGTCTGCGTGTTTTCTTCGTCCTGCACTTGCGAAATCGGGCGGTCGAGCGAAGTGTTTTTACTCTTCTCCATTATTTCTATAATGTCGTCTTTATGCTTCTTAAATTCGGGCTCTTCTATCGCTTTGTTGAAATCGCCGTCAAATTTTTCGAGCGTTTGTCTGAATTTTGACAAAAGCGTAATTTTATTAACGGGGATATGTACCGTACTCATTCTGTCGAAAATCGCTTTTTGAATTGCTTGTCTCACCCACCAAACGGCATAAGAGATAAATTTAACGTCTTTGCTTTTGTCAA
This is a stretch of genomic DNA from Chitinivibrionia bacterium. It encodes these proteins:
- a CDS encoding Rpn family recombination-promoting nuclease/putative transposase; its protein translation is METAANREYKSSVFASLFGEKEVLLELYNAINNTNYGKDTDVKMATLDGVLFRGGLQNDLSFMIDDKFVVLIEHQSTVNENMPFRMLNYISEVYKNVIDGKAIYKERKVMIPHPEFIVLYNGEDDYPDHATLKLSNSFKLRGEECPINLEVIVEVYNINKGRNPQFAEKSENLNGYEEFMAVIRANEAGGMDKKEAIIEAVKYCQSHRILEDYLINKGQEVITMLLKEWDLETAQKVREEERVERIAINMLKKGMSVDDVAELTGLFVDDVLRLEY
- a CDS encoding outer membrane protein assembly factor gives rise to the protein MKNIKVAFLVIFFFLSVALFADDTQNQTAQSRDFSLSGFGGALFPTIYGENRSWLWVVLQFKYKDFLREGQHLYFDVGAWQDRHFGTTMHIPLGASNYFFDIGGLVGRRPSLVFEEELSPYLNTFTRFGRNISERHRVCYEIAPRFRRYSLMSQNTRGDWLSGDIIDEFWEVYQRLQYRFRLSDNLYPPMLSTFAQISLNTNIMLAFENVFWGISGELSQNIPVSYRARQSFLLRTRFDTTPIGERHRYGGFLTGGAFFVRGWNDNFIGSRDSVNFGNRIVGTAEYQFYIATLPEMRMGAFSWVDHTLSGFRPVMTGALFLDAGYLFETFSSPRESINANAASAGIAIRLLQPRMRSGASLDFAWQISGTQKYLNKNRNYPVVHLGFVQHF
- a CDS encoding sigma-70 family RNA polymerase sigma factor — encoded protein: MKKQREQSKAEQLYFRDVSKFKLLSEEEEEILIDDVINKVPGAEEKLVTANLRFVAKEARKHKITGGLSFLELVNEGNLGLLKAAKRFDKSKDVKFISYAVWWVRQAIQKAIFDRMSTVHIPVNKITLLSKFRQTLEKFDGDFNKAIEEPEFKKHKDDIIEIMEKSKNTSLDRPISQVQDEENTQTLLDTIGIDPSQNEDMMLLELRNEIEKVIHELPILNDKEEKIIRMYYGINFSSTKTLEEIGAELGITRERVRLTRDKALRKLYKDEDARNRLKDYLGISSNEEQSWNFGY
- a CDS encoding FapA family protein, producing MAILDEIANIVESRDEDGKLYIMVYPETEKEPLIEKFTELYENVLGGDLELVKRVIKKASGSWECIGDIPIDYDRELDQLITVKTNPMKVYMGVSIDAKAKNLTVDKLLARLKIVGVVFGIKHNVLEDILVKQLYEQFHLVAEGVPPIEGYDGSLEMKVNTEKSSEPKKLEDGSVDYREISAFTTIFAGDIIGTQIPADHGTPGTDVLGNAVPPKPRKEFVMKPAQFISVSEDGKNLVADTTGVLINKAGLLSIKERLELKNVDYNTGNVRFPGAIDVEGNVAADFCVESESDIVIHGMVESATIKSKGGSVKISGGIIGKNNTFISAKTAISINFAQDTDFECIEGDVNVGNYMHHCNVICKNYKTLNEKSAVVGGKIEANESITVSNSSNEEGVATELTLYSQLEKELIAKRAKLEEVQKPLAELLKNSDYAYKNKTTAIKTFGYKEGSPQYNDYLASKKKYEEIKAKSELVENNLTAINAKLAEERQHTGHIAILKNGFAGTVIKIGRYKYYIKDNVFARKYYLEGAEIVGGPLIAVKTPEGKDGANEQASADRPDTITIQTKKQYGLKKGTED